The Desulfomonile tiedjei genome includes a region encoding these proteins:
- the trpB gene encoding tryptophan synthase subunit beta encodes MRSAKQASPKTWPDSKGYFGDFGGRFVPETLITPLKELEEAFFGIAASAEFMAELEELLQTYAGRETPLFRCRRFADELGGAKLYLKREDLLHTGAHKINNTLGQGLLAKHMNKPKVIAETGAGQHGVATAAAAALLGLECKVFMGEEDMRRQAPNVFRMRLMGAEVVPVTAGTATLKDAMNEALRHWATNIRDTFYVIGSVAGPHPYPLMVRQFQSVIGLEARRQILQMEGKLPKKVIACVGGGSNAAGIFQGFLEDEGVELIGVEAGGLGIESGKHGATLCSGQVGVFHGSRSFVLQDDGGQISEAHSISAGLDYPGVGPEHSLFLTSGRVRYVPITDAEALQAFSALCRAEGIIPALESSHALAFAMKELPKLAKDEVCLVNLSGRGDKDMPIIEKVMSEE; translated from the coding sequence ATGCGGTCCGCAAAGCAGGCTTCACCCAAGACGTGGCCTGATTCAAAAGGTTATTTCGGAGATTTTGGGGGTCGGTTTGTTCCCGAGACCCTAATCACCCCTCTTAAGGAATTGGAAGAGGCTTTCTTCGGCATCGCGGCATCAGCCGAATTCATGGCTGAATTGGAAGAGCTTCTGCAAACCTACGCAGGCAGGGAGACACCTCTTTTTCGCTGCCGGAGGTTTGCAGATGAATTGGGAGGTGCGAAACTCTACCTCAAAAGAGAAGACCTGCTCCACACAGGCGCGCATAAGATAAACAACACCCTGGGTCAGGGCCTTCTGGCAAAGCACATGAATAAGCCCAAAGTGATTGCCGAAACCGGAGCAGGTCAGCACGGAGTTGCCACAGCCGCGGCCGCCGCGCTGCTGGGACTGGAATGCAAGGTCTTCATGGGTGAAGAGGACATGCGGCGCCAGGCTCCCAATGTATTCCGTATGCGTTTGATGGGCGCGGAAGTTGTCCCCGTGACCGCCGGTACGGCCACCCTCAAAGACGCGATGAACGAAGCCCTCAGGCACTGGGCAACCAACATCAGGGACACTTTTTACGTGATTGGCTCTGTTGCCGGACCTCATCCATACCCATTGATGGTGAGGCAGTTCCAATCGGTCATCGGTCTTGAGGCGCGACGCCAAATCCTCCAAATGGAAGGGAAGCTTCCTAAAAAGGTAATCGCGTGCGTAGGAGGAGGAAGCAACGCAGCCGGTATTTTCCAGGGATTCCTCGAAGATGAAGGGGTCGAGCTAATAGGTGTGGAGGCAGGGGGGCTGGGAATCGAATCCGGCAAGCACGGCGCGACGCTTTGTTCCGGCCAGGTTGGTGTGTTCCACGGTTCTCGCTCCTTCGTGCTCCAAGACGACGGGGGGCAGATAAGCGAGGCCCACTCGATTTCCGCGGGCCTTGATTACCCCGGAGTCGGCCCGGAACATTCTTTGTTTCTTACCTCGGGACGAGTTCGGTATGTCCCTATAACCGATGCCGAGGCCCTGCAGGCTTTTTCCGCGCTCTGCCGCGCGGAAGGGATAATTCCGGCGTTGGAGTCTTCTCACGCACTGGCCTTTGCGATGAAGGAGTTGCCGAAATTGGCCAAGGACGAGGTTTGCCTCGTCAACCTCTCGGGCAGGGGCGACAAAGACATGCCCATAATTGAAAAGGTAATGAGCGAGGAGTGA
- a CDS encoding radical SAM protein, giving the protein MKLALIIPMNSSDNGKSFYDYDFFSTFLLTRRYLSYLLAIPTLASLTPPRHEIRIFDENIEDIDYNWKADLVGISVRTMFAERAYAISETYRQRGVKTVLGGIHPSMCPEEALEHCDSVVIGEAERVWHTLLEDAEDGRLKRLYKADGFADLTAAPVPNRASLSRNRYLLDIVQTTKGCPFQCEFCSVHAFDGQKIRNRTIEQIVSEVQSISGSRAKYKEKKVIFFVDDNIIANKQFARELFLALAPYNINWMCQASINISQEDELLDLMRKSGCGAIFIGFESISKQNLAMMHKGINLRYDYLPAIKRIQSYGILVHASFIVGYDFDSKAAFEELIDFIQESNLLMPLINILTPFPGTKLFKRFEEEGRIIHKDWSKYDAKHVVFRPSNMSPEDLLDGYRRVVTAVYSFDAILKRLQYYWDIDFWQRSNEIDPVKLEYRLLFAFRLCTLLFSRNMDRSRFILKILPKVLNKRVRVSTILTSMAYNDFASAL; this is encoded by the coding sequence ATGAAACTGGCCTTAATTATTCCCATGAATAGCTCCGACAACGGAAAGAGCTTCTACGACTATGATTTCTTCTCGACATTTTTGCTCACCAGGAGATATCTTTCATACCTTCTGGCTATTCCTACCCTGGCATCTCTGACCCCCCCACGACATGAGATCAGAATATTCGACGAAAACATAGAAGATATTGATTATAACTGGAAGGCAGACCTGGTGGGCATCAGTGTCAGGACGATGTTTGCCGAAAGAGCTTATGCGATATCTGAAACGTACCGCCAAAGAGGGGTTAAGACTGTCTTAGGAGGCATACATCCGTCCATGTGCCCGGAAGAGGCCCTCGAACATTGTGACAGCGTGGTGATTGGTGAGGCTGAGCGCGTTTGGCACACGCTCCTGGAGGATGCTGAGGATGGCCGCTTAAAAAGACTCTATAAGGCCGACGGGTTCGCGGACTTGACCGCCGCCCCTGTTCCCAACAGGGCGTCCCTTTCCAGAAACAGATACCTTCTGGATATTGTTCAGACTACAAAAGGTTGCCCGTTTCAATGTGAATTCTGCTCCGTCCACGCTTTTGATGGGCAGAAGATTAGGAATCGAACCATCGAGCAGATCGTCAGTGAGGTTCAGAGCATTAGTGGCTCCCGTGCCAAGTATAAGGAAAAGAAGGTCATATTTTTCGTCGACGACAACATTATTGCAAACAAGCAATTCGCTCGCGAGCTATTCTTGGCACTCGCACCTTACAACATTAACTGGATGTGCCAGGCGTCAATCAATATTTCACAGGAGGATGAACTCCTGGATCTAATGAGGAAGAGTGGGTGCGGAGCTATCTTTATTGGCTTTGAATCTATATCGAAGCAGAACCTGGCCATGATGCATAAGGGAATTAATCTTCGATATGATTATCTTCCCGCAATCAAAAGGATACAGTCATACGGGATATTAGTTCACGCCTCATTCATAGTGGGCTACGATTTCGATTCTAAAGCGGCATTTGAGGAATTAATAGATTTTATTCAAGAATCCAATCTATTAATGCCGTTAATTAATATTCTCACCCCGTTCCCGGGGACCAAGCTATTCAAACGCTTTGAGGAAGAGGGACGGATCATCCATAAGGATTGGAGTAAATATGATGCGAAGCATGTGGTGTTTCGCCCTTCCAATATGTCTCCTGAGGACTTATTAGACGGATACAGAAGGGTCGTCACAGCAGTTTATTCCTTTGATGCTATATTGAAGAGGCTTCAATATTATTGGGATATCGACTTCTGGCAACGCTCCAACGAGATTGACCCAGTTAAGCTTGAGTACCGGCTTCTCTTTGCCTTTCGGCTTTGTACACTGCTCTTTTCCCGCAATATGGACCGTTCAAGGTTTATCTTAAAGATACTGCCAAAAGTACTAAACAAACGTGTCAGAGTATCGACCATTCTCACCTCCATGGCTTACAACGATTTTGCCAGCGCGTTATAG
- a CDS encoding sugar phosphate isomerase/epimerase, whose protein sequence is MRVGTTSYIYPADIITNVTRLSGKVRDVELVIFEANSDSDLPDEEAVAQLLRLASGHDMTYTVHLPLYLGLPANPESLETALKVVRVTKVLSPHAFIIHLDGSFKSGSKELDRWVEDSCGVLRAIGEELGALDLLCVENLDLQPPAMVSAVLDRLPVSCCVDVGHLWKQGLDALPCLEMWLPRCRVVHIHGVGRSDHKALSLMPEPVLDPVIKLLNDRFSGVLTLEVFGEKDFEDSLAAFRASIARLSHR, encoded by the coding sequence ATGAGGGTGGGAACCACTTCTTATATTTATCCTGCCGACATAATTACCAACGTCACGAGGCTTTCCGGCAAGGTCCGTGACGTGGAACTTGTAATTTTTGAAGCCAATAGCGATTCAGACCTTCCCGATGAAGAGGCCGTAGCCCAATTGCTCCGCCTGGCCTCTGGACACGACATGACGTACACTGTGCATCTCCCGCTGTACCTGGGGCTCCCTGCCAATCCTGAGTCGCTGGAAACGGCTTTGAAAGTTGTCCGAGTGACCAAGGTGTTGTCTCCGCACGCGTTCATAATACATCTTGACGGCAGCTTCAAATCAGGCTCGAAAGAGCTGGACCGCTGGGTCGAGGATTCCTGTGGTGTGCTGAGGGCCATTGGTGAGGAACTCGGCGCCTTGGACCTTCTTTGTGTCGAGAACCTGGATCTACAGCCCCCCGCGATGGTCAGTGCCGTCCTGGACAGGCTCCCCGTGTCCTGCTGCGTGGATGTGGGCCACCTGTGGAAGCAGGGACTGGATGCTCTTCCTTGCCTGGAAATGTGGCTTCCGAGGTGTCGTGTGGTTCACATTCATGGTGTGGGCCGGAGCGATCACAAGGCGCTTTCACTCATGCCGGAACCCGTGCTCGACCCCGTAATCAAGTTATTGAACGATCGCTTCAGCGGCGTGCTCACCCTTGAGGTTTTCGGCGAGAAAGACTTCGAAGACTCACTGGCCGCGTTTCGGGCATCCATCGCAAGACTGAGCCACCGGTAG
- a CDS encoding transcriptional regulator, whose product MEEKEKVVIDAMKRAGKPVRPRDVAESVDMDSKEVSKIIDSLKKKGMVVSPKKCFYAPSDS is encoded by the coding sequence ATGGAGGAAAAGGAAAAGGTAGTCATTGATGCGATGAAAAGAGCGGGAAAACCGGTCAGGCCGCGTGACGTGGCAGAATCAGTGGACATGGATTCCAAAGAAGTTTCCAAGATAATTGACTCGCTGAAGAAGAAAGGGATGGTCGTATCGCCCAAAAAGTGCTTCTATGCCCCATCAGATAGCTGA
- the trpC gene encoding indole-3-glycerol phosphate synthase TrpC translates to MTTILYKIVQARLARLAEEQFVTSVDVLASRATETAPPLDFASAFKGPGIHVIAEIKKASPSKGLLKSNFDPKALGLAYEDGGAVAVSVLTEQDHFMGSLSALTKVRDAVSVPILRKDFIVDEYQVVETRAAGADSFLLIAGLLDAPRLRYLIERGREWQMEPLVEVHNLSELSIALESGARIIGINNRDLATFNVDIDVTLQLMKHIPSNRIVVSESGIRTREEILSLKEAGVAGFLIGESIVTSSDPAAKIRELVHGRS, encoded by the coding sequence ATGACAACTATTCTATACAAAATCGTTCAGGCGCGACTGGCAAGACTTGCTGAAGAGCAGTTCGTAACAAGCGTAGACGTACTCGCAAGCAGAGCAACCGAAACAGCGCCGCCACTGGATTTCGCCTCAGCTTTCAAGGGTCCCGGAATACATGTCATAGCTGAAATCAAGAAAGCCTCTCCTTCCAAGGGGCTCCTTAAATCCAATTTTGATCCCAAGGCACTGGGACTGGCTTATGAAGACGGTGGAGCAGTCGCCGTATCCGTGCTTACAGAGCAAGACCATTTTATGGGGAGCCTATCCGCACTTACAAAGGTTCGAGACGCGGTCTCCGTGCCGATCCTGCGCAAGGACTTTATAGTCGATGAATATCAGGTGGTGGAAACGCGAGCCGCGGGCGCGGATTCATTTCTTCTTATCGCCGGCTTATTGGACGCGCCGCGCCTGAGGTACTTGATAGAGCGGGGCCGCGAGTGGCAAATGGAGCCGCTGGTCGAGGTCCACAACTTGTCGGAACTGAGTATCGCTCTCGAATCAGGGGCAAGGATTATAGGCATCAACAACCGAGATCTTGCAACTTTCAACGTAGACATAGATGTGACCCTGCAACTCATGAAACATATCCCTTCGAACAGGATAGTGGTCTCAGAGAGCGGAATACGGACGCGCGAGGAGATTTTGAGCCTAAAGGAAGCGGGGGTGGCAGGTTTTCTTATCGGGGAAAGCATCGTGACCTCATCGGACCCCGCGGCCAAAATCCGGGAGCTGGTTCATGGCCGCTCGTAG
- the cobS gene encoding adenosylcobinamide-GDP ribazoletransferase: MLRAFEIALAFLTIFKTRTAPVPDMAEVGKSAWAFPLAGAVIGILLVAAHVIAAGHLPSVIAAILIVALWVVLTGGLHLDGWTDCWDALAASVSPERRFEILKDSRLGAFSALALVLLLALKAAALAQSDLPLLMLFLSPVISRSMMVAVGYGSRHRGQGMAALFLSGLDIRSVRWTCVIGFAPALLAGWKGIIAVAAAYFAALWFRGFAEKRLGSVNGDVLGAICELSEVVVLLVACLRW; encoded by the coding sequence ATGTTAAGAGCATTTGAGATCGCACTCGCATTCCTTACAATTTTCAAGACCCGCACGGCGCCCGTTCCCGACATGGCCGAGGTGGGAAAATCCGCCTGGGCCTTTCCACTGGCAGGAGCAGTTATCGGCATTTTGCTGGTGGCGGCCCACGTCATCGCGGCGGGGCACCTTCCCTCTGTGATTGCAGCGATCCTGATTGTCGCCCTGTGGGTCGTATTGACCGGCGGCCTGCACCTCGACGGATGGACAGATTGCTGGGACGCTCTGGCCGCGTCGGTCTCCCCTGAGCGGCGATTCGAAATTCTGAAAGACTCGCGGCTGGGAGCGTTCAGTGCCTTGGCGCTTGTGTTGTTACTTGCTTTGAAGGCAGCAGCCTTGGCTCAATCGGATCTGCCTTTGTTGATGCTCTTTCTGTCTCCCGTAATTAGCCGCAGCATGATGGTAGCGGTCGGATACGGATCACGGCATCGAGGCCAGGGCATGGCCGCTTTGTTTCTTTCGGGCCTTGACATCCGATCTGTGCGCTGGACCTGCGTCATAGGATTTGCGCCCGCTCTGCTGGCCGGCTGGAAAGGAATCATTGCGGTAGCCGCAGCCTATTTTGCTGCGTTATGGTTCCGGGGGTTCGCTGAAAAAAGACTCGGTTCGGTAAATGGAGACGTTTTAGGGGCAATCTGCGAACTCTCAGAGGTGGTCGTGCTATTGGTAGCCTGCCTGAGGTGGTGA
- a CDS encoding RNA-binding protein has product MSIKIYVGNLSFDSTEGDLKGLFETYGAVESAKIIVDQFTNRSRGFGFIEMQDREEGLKAIQELDSKDLGGRSLKVNEARPKTNSGDGRRSAGGSSRW; this is encoded by the coding sequence ATGAGTATCAAGATTTATGTAGGAAACCTGTCTTTCGATTCCACCGAAGGCGACCTCAAGGGCTTGTTTGAGACGTACGGGGCTGTTGAATCTGCCAAGATCATCGTTGACCAGTTTACGAACCGGTCTCGAGGGTTCGGATTTATCGAAATGCAAGACAGGGAAGAGGGTCTTAAGGCGATCCAGGAACTGGATTCCAAGGACCTCGGCGGCCGCAGCCTGAAGGTGAACGAGGCGCGCCCCAAGACCAATTCCGGAGACGGACGGCGAAGCGCGGGCGGATCATCCCGCTGGTAA
- a CDS encoding GNAT family N-acetyltransferase codes for MLEDYPKEIMTKDGTPILLRPLTREDEQRLAEFFLRIPEDERWFLRDAVDDPKIMRQWIENLDYDRILPMVAVRPDDGTIIANVRLHRRPTECLRHTAHLRIMVDPGYRQQRLGTWMLLDTIKLAMNMGIEKLVAEFVSGVEEAAMNAAHKLDFFEQAVIKDYVRDRRGKYHDLIIMVKTLHRDWSDF; via the coding sequence ATGCTGGAAGATTACCCCAAGGAGATCATGACCAAGGACGGGACACCCATTCTCCTCCGGCCACTAACACGTGAGGACGAGCAGCGGCTGGCGGAATTCTTTTTGAGAATTCCCGAGGATGAACGGTGGTTCCTGAGAGATGCCGTGGACGATCCCAAGATCATGCGCCAGTGGATCGAGAACCTCGACTATGATCGCATATTGCCCATGGTGGCGGTAAGACCCGACGACGGCACTATTATAGCAAATGTCAGGCTTCATCGCCGGCCCACTGAGTGCCTCCGGCACACTGCACATCTGCGCATCATGGTAGACCCGGGTTACCGTCAGCAGAGGCTCGGGACCTGGATGCTCTTAGACACGATCAAGCTGGCAATGAATATGGGAATAGAAAAACTGGTCGCGGAATTTGTCAGCGGGGTGGAAGAGGCGGCTATGAACGCGGCTCACAAGCTAGATTTCTTTGAACAGGCAGTGATCAAAGACTATGTCAGAGATCGTCGCGGAAAGTACCATGATCTGATAATCATGGTGAAAACCCTACATCGTGATTGGAGCGATTTTTGA
- a CDS encoding tryptophan synthase subunit alpha produces the protein MERIERTFKQLRTKNETGFIPFSIAGYPDAERSLEIFLQLARSGADVIEFGFPFSDPIADGPVIQKASTEAIRNGMNMDRALNMIAEIRSSTDVPIVFFSYFNPIHNYGTERFVARAKECGLDGVLVVDLPMEEAGWLKPLTDKAKLAWIYLATPTSPVERVEAMDEDGSGFLYYVSVTGVTGARNALPEDLAATCADIRRSCRLPLAVGFGVSNPRQASWLRPHVDGVVVGSAIISRISDGASITDLDRWLREMKAELA, from the coding sequence ATGGAGCGTATTGAAAGGACATTCAAACAGTTACGAACCAAAAACGAAACAGGGTTTATTCCTTTCTCCATAGCCGGATATCCGGACGCGGAAAGATCTTTAGAAATCTTCCTACAACTCGCCCGCTCGGGCGCTGACGTTATCGAATTCGGATTCCCCTTTTCGGATCCTATTGCCGATGGCCCCGTGATTCAGAAAGCCTCGACCGAAGCGATCCGAAACGGCATGAACATGGATAGAGCCTTAAACATGATTGCCGAGATTCGCAGCTCAACAGATGTCCCGATAGTTTTCTTCAGCTATTTCAATCCCATCCACAATTACGGCACCGAAAGGTTTGTGGCCAGAGCAAAAGAATGCGGCCTGGACGGCGTGTTGGTTGTGGATCTGCCCATGGAAGAAGCCGGTTGGCTCAAGCCCCTGACAGATAAGGCAAAGTTAGCCTGGATTTATCTAGCTACGCCTACCAGCCCCGTGGAGCGCGTCGAAGCCATGGACGAAGACGGCTCGGGGTTCCTGTACTACGTTTCCGTCACCGGGGTCACGGGAGCCAGGAATGCCCTTCCTGAAGATCTTGCGGCAACTTGCGCCGACATCAGGAGGTCATGTAGGCTACCCTTGGCAGTTGGATTCGGGGTGTCCAATCCCCGGCAAGCCTCCTGGTTGAGACCCCACGTGGATGGCGTTGTGGTAGGCAGCGCGATAATCTCGCGAATCTCAGATGGGGCCTCGATAACCGACCTCGATAGGTGGCTCAGGGAAATGAAGGCAGAGTTGGCATGA
- the trpD gene encoding anthranilate phosphoribosyltransferase: MVKQAIRKATNREDLTKQEMEAAMEEIMAGQATSAQIGALLTALKMKGETVAEITGAATVMRRNAVPVLVEDDGTPLLDTCGTGGDGAGTFNISTTVAFILAGAGVRVAKHGNRSVSSSCGSADVLKELGAELELPPASVGRCIKETGFGFLFAPLFHLAMKHAAGPRQEMGIRTLFNVLGPLTNPAGASCQLLGVYDADLTEPMAWALEGLGIRSAMVVHGMDGLDEISPAGPTKISRLKDGQVSTSLFEPIQLGVNACSLGQIKGGSASENARHLVNVLQGKPGPRRDVALINASAALVVAGSAEDFTEGLRIAAESVDSGKANKKFNDFVEFTKQQ, translated from the coding sequence ATGGTCAAACAAGCAATAAGAAAAGCAACCAACAGAGAGGACCTGACTAAGCAAGAAATGGAAGCCGCCATGGAAGAAATCATGGCCGGGCAAGCCACGTCGGCTCAAATCGGCGCCCTGCTCACAGCGCTAAAGATGAAAGGTGAAACCGTTGCGGAAATCACAGGCGCCGCCACCGTAATGAGGCGCAATGCAGTGCCGGTCCTGGTGGAGGACGACGGGACCCCGTTGCTGGATACTTGCGGGACCGGAGGAGACGGTGCAGGGACTTTTAACATATCGACCACGGTTGCGTTTATCCTGGCAGGCGCAGGGGTGCGGGTGGCCAAGCACGGCAACCGGTCGGTGTCGAGTTCCTGCGGGAGCGCTGATGTGCTGAAAGAGCTGGGAGCGGAGTTGGAACTACCGCCGGCATCAGTAGGCCGCTGCATCAAGGAGACGGGGTTTGGTTTCCTCTTCGCTCCCTTGTTTCATCTTGCCATGAAACATGCTGCCGGCCCCAGGCAAGAGATGGGCATCCGTACGTTATTCAATGTCCTGGGTCCACTGACAAACCCTGCCGGAGCATCGTGCCAACTGCTGGGAGTTTACGACGCCGATTTGACCGAACCTATGGCATGGGCCCTTGAGGGTCTTGGGATTCGTTCAGCCATGGTGGTCCATGGGATGGACGGCCTAGACGAGATATCGCCGGCCGGTCCTACGAAAATCTCGCGGCTCAAGGACGGACAGGTTAGCACCAGCTTGTTCGAGCCAATCCAATTGGGGGTGAACGCGTGCAGTTTGGGCCAGATCAAAGGGGGGAGCGCGTCCGAAAACGCCCGACACCTCGTCAATGTGTTGCAAGGCAAACCTGGGCCGCGGCGAGATGTGGCGTTAATCAACGCATCAGCAGCTCTTGTTGTTGCGGGCAGTGCGGAGGATTTTACTGAAGGCCTTAGAATCGCAGCCGAGTCGGTGGATTCCGGCAAGGCAAACAAGAAATTCAACGATTTCGTGGAGTTCACCAAGCAGCAATGA
- a CDS encoding N-acetyltransferase: MHTSEGPISICGPCPPGCFKDLKLDAGLGTFAHYSSIIQKLEVFEKVALSKDGRVALALIEGATVIGYVTCAYPGPEERWSKLGELMYELAAIEVSRNFRHMQIGQAMLGALFGDAFFEDKITYMNGFSWHWDLDGTGLTMSQYRQVMMRLVKGFGFQECYTNEPNIAMREENLFMARTGSRVSEDDQKRFRNLRFGIVNQGGS, encoded by the coding sequence TTGCACACATCCGAAGGCCCCATATCCATTTGCGGTCCCTGTCCTCCGGGATGCTTCAAGGACCTCAAATTGGATGCCGGTTTGGGGACCTTCGCGCATTATTCCTCCATCATACAGAAGCTGGAGGTCTTTGAAAAAGTTGCCTTATCAAAAGATGGAAGGGTGGCGCTTGCTCTGATCGAAGGGGCCACTGTGATCGGATACGTCACCTGCGCTTATCCCGGGCCGGAAGAGCGTTGGAGCAAGCTGGGAGAACTGATGTACGAACTGGCTGCAATCGAAGTCAGCCGCAACTTTCGGCACATGCAAATAGGTCAGGCCATGCTCGGAGCGCTGTTTGGCGATGCTTTCTTCGAAGACAAGATAACCTATATGAACGGGTTCTCGTGGCATTGGGACCTCGACGGAACAGGTCTGACCATGTCCCAGTACCGCCAGGTCATGATGAGGCTAGTGAAAGGATTCGGATTCCAGGAGTGCTACACGAATGAACCAAACATTGCCATGCGAGAAGAAAACCTCTTTATGGCGCGCACGGGCTCAAGAGTTTCTGAAGACGACCAGAAACGTTTCCGAAACCTCCGCTTCGGGATCGTAAACCAAGGCGGATCCTAA
- a CDS encoding phosphoribosylanthranilate isomerase: MAARSRTVRVKICGITSVRDAHAAVRAEVDALGFVFHRPSPRYVTPEQAAAIIKTLPPFIVTVGVFVNLDKEDVEEIAAKSGIHVIQLHGNEPPEDCVGAGRPVIKAFRFSCAGPFPDIARYQVSGLLMDSGSDGIWGGTGIPMDWKRLDEYLKGAPQGVRRRLVIAGGLSPDNVGRAIELLKPHAVDVSSGVESEPGIKNEEMIKEFIHAVRKAGFTQDVA, from the coding sequence ATGGCCGCTCGTAGCAGGACCGTTCGGGTCAAAATATGTGGCATAACCAGTGTAAGGGACGCTCACGCGGCCGTTCGCGCAGAGGTTGATGCTCTGGGCTTCGTCTTCCATCGCCCCAGCCCTCGATACGTGACCCCGGAACAGGCTGCGGCCATAATTAAAACACTCCCTCCGTTCATAGTCACTGTGGGGGTTTTCGTAAACCTCGACAAGGAGGACGTGGAGGAAATAGCCGCGAAATCCGGCATTCACGTAATTCAGCTCCACGGCAACGAGCCTCCGGAAGACTGCGTCGGTGCCGGCCGACCGGTAATCAAGGCATTCCGGTTCTCGTGTGCAGGACCTTTTCCGGATATCGCGCGGTATCAGGTATCCGGATTGCTGATGGATTCAGGTTCAGACGGCATATGGGGAGGCACCGGCATCCCGATGGACTGGAAGCGTCTGGACGAATATCTCAAAGGCGCTCCTCAGGGTGTCCGGCGCCGATTGGTGATCGCAGGGGGTCTGAGCCCTGATAACGTGGGACGAGCGATCGAGCTTCTGAAGCCCCACGCAGTAGACGTTTCCAGTGGCGTGGAATCAGAGCCGGGCATAAAAAACGAAGAAATGATCAAGGAGTTTATACATGCGGTCCGCAAAGCAGGCTTCACCCAAGACGTGGCCTGA
- a CDS encoding aminodeoxychorismate/anthranilate synthase component II, whose protein sequence is MILVIDNYDSFTFNLVQYFQELGEDVAVHRNDEITIQAIDGLKPEAVVISPGPGGPQDAGVSMLTITNLGSRIPILGVCLGHQAIGAAFGGRVVSAGRLMHGKTSPIFSNGQGLFSGMDVPFQACRYHSLIVELESLPDCLEITALTDQQEIMGIRHKDRPIEGVQFHPESILTPGGKQILRNFLTMAEEFHRTGKWSPGVTRNDWNSPAEMTRPAETFDPTGSSPGEVITPN, encoded by the coding sequence ATGATACTCGTAATCGACAACTATGATTCGTTCACGTTCAATCTGGTTCAGTATTTTCAAGAACTTGGAGAAGACGTCGCGGTTCACCGCAACGACGAAATCACCATTCAGGCAATCGACGGGCTAAAACCCGAGGCGGTGGTCATTTCTCCAGGTCCCGGCGGGCCTCAGGACGCGGGTGTGTCCATGCTCACGATAACAAATCTGGGCAGCCGCATCCCCATTCTTGGGGTTTGCCTCGGCCATCAGGCGATCGGCGCTGCATTCGGTGGTCGAGTGGTGTCCGCGGGCAGGCTCATGCACGGAAAGACCTCGCCGATCTTCTCAAACGGCCAGGGTTTGTTCTCGGGCATGGATGTCCCCTTCCAGGCATGCCGGTATCACAGCCTGATCGTGGAACTGGAATCGCTGCCCGACTGCCTCGAAATAACGGCCTTAACGGACCAACAAGAAATAATGGGTATTCGCCATAAGGACCGTCCTATCGAGGGGGTCCAGTTCCACCCGGAATCCATCCTGACGCCAGGCGGAAAGCAGATTCTGAGGAACTTTCTGACCATGGCGGAAGAGTTCCACCGTACGGGCAAGTGGTCCCCTGGTGTTACCCGCAATGACTGGAATTCTCCCGCTGAAATGACGAGACCGGCTGAGACTTTCGATCCAACCGGATCTTCTCCGGGCGAGGTCATTACGCCCAACTGA